In the genome of Eschrichtius robustus isolate mEscRob2 chromosome 12, mEscRob2.pri, whole genome shotgun sequence, one region contains:
- the LOC137773408 gene encoding boLa class II histocompatibility antigen, DQB*0101 beta chain-like, with amino-acid sequence MSGTVALQVPRGLWTAAVMVTLVLGSPGAEGRDSPQDFLIQHTGLCYFTNGTERVRYVSRYIYNREEYARFDSDVGEYRAVTELGRPAAKYWNSQKDILEQTRAELDTVCRHNYGIDESLAVQRRVEPTVTISPSKTEALNHHNLLVCSVTDFYPGQIKVRWFRNDQEETAGVVSTPLIRNGDWTFQMLVMLEMTPQQGDVYTCHVEHPSLQSPIMVEWRAQSGSAQSKMLSGVGGFVLGLIFLGLGLVIRHRSQKGLVH; translated from the exons ATGTCTGGGACGGTGGCTCTGCAGGTCCCCAGAGGCCTTTGGACGGCAGCTGTGATGGTGACGCTGGTGTTGGGCAGCCCGGGGGCTGAGGGCAGAGACTCTCCAC AGGACTTCCTGATCCAGCATACGGGCCTGTGTTACTTCACCAACGGCACGGAGCGGGTGCGGTACGTGAGCAGATACATCTATAACCGGGAGGAGTACGCGCGCTTCGACAGCGACGTGGGCGAGTACCGGGCGGTGACCGAGCTGGGCCGGCCGGCCGCCAAGTACTGGAACAGCCAGAAGGACATCCTGGAGCAGACACGGGCCGAGCTGGACACGGTGTGCAGACACAACTACGGGATTGATGAGAGCTTAGCGGTGCAGCGGCGAG TGGAACCTACAGTGACCATCTCCCCATCCAAGACAGAGGCTCTAAACCACCACAACCTGCTGGTCTGCTCGGTGACAGATTTCTATCCAGGCCAGATCAAAGTTCGGTGGTTCCGGAATGACCAGGAGGAGACAGCTGGCGTTGTGTCCACCCCTCTTATTAGAAATGGGGACTGGACCTTCCAGATGCTTGTGATGCTGGAAATGACTCCCCAGCAAGGAGATGTCTACACCTGCCATGTGGAGCACCCCAGCCTCCAGAGCCCCATCATGGTGGAGTGGC GGGCACAGTCTGGATCTGCCCAGAGCAAGATGCTGAGTGGTGTTGGGGGCTTTGTGCTGGGGCTGATCTTCCTCGGGCTGGGCCTCGTCATCCGTCACAGGAGCCAGAAGG ggCTCGTGCACTGA